One Paramisgurnus dabryanus chromosome 10, PD_genome_1.1, whole genome shotgun sequence genomic region harbors:
- the gigyf1b gene encoding GRB10-interacting GYF protein 1, producing the protein MTAETLNFGPEWLRALSRGKSVTSPPPSPAMPKSKLADYRYGREEMLALYVKDNKIPEDMQDKEFAPILQDEPQQPLALVPLTEEEQRNFSMSVNSVAVLRLMGKGGGAVPTGVARGRGSTRGGRGRGRGEGGFYQRSAEEEVGFGRGREMHRSQSWDDRGERRFEKPLRRADAGRGGFEESGAVGRKDYTRSDSDNWRILREEQEEEDEADPGGSWRIAGARRDDGGPRSAGWRDHSSGEGRRRKFDFDFRDGETGRRRAGSEGGEDDRDGLPEWCTDEEEGEMGTFDSSGAFMCIKKSSRDTIHEDQELEFEALEEEEESGQERKDSPTDKPEECEVTRQAEVKPPSPIVSASISPPEQETPKTIITPPSKPAPQPAEDALSAGGSTQQMRRSSPPLGNTNLPPMGGDTEEEDGMKHLQQEAEKMVASLQDTSLEDECFTQALQESHIAGVHTHPHPTSHPHSHSTPHTLSHSASALPLSHESAMKWFYKDPQGEIQGPFTKVEMCEWFQAGYFAMTLLVKRGCDEGFQPLGEVIKMWGRVPFSPGPSPPPLLGNMDQELLKKQLEQAATAALYQQLQMRFQHMNRESGIMPAMNRSMSVPDTGPLWDMPTSVSQQSGGETSLWDLTMSNSSQGPNLEHLQKIREAELRLKREEEERKRREEKRRQQEEQKRRDEEELYRRKQSRQQQELIMKFLQQSQQQSVSGGAGWSGSQGGALSMGKSAGKNIGLLELEAERLHKQQQQQRAQQQQRHGGLTMGQWGDGPTGMWTGAGMEGKVGGGNPAMGMWDEAMKNQASHRNIGLKNSRSSPSLSDQYMLNRRKRTDEEERLLKLLQGMKPQDGFTTWCEQMLHALNTSASNSSSADVPDIVAYLKEVESPYDVHDFIRIYLGDTIEAKEFAKQFLERRAKQKANHQRQQQQLSKEVSGLNMNFPLQSMFQAAHMNKGGSVYDTQGGKAKKKSSMMFPSDPSILGYSYLGGGELEQVEDY; encoded by the exons GCTCCGTGCACTATCCAGAGGGAAGAGCGTGACGTCCCCTCCCCCTTCCCCTGCGATGCCAAAGTCCAAGTTGGCCGACTACCGCTATGGCCGCGAGGAGATGTTAGCACTTTATGTCAAAGATAACAAG aTTCCTGAGGACATGCAGGATAAGGAGTTCGCCCCCATCCTGCAGGATGAACCTCAGCAGCCGTTGGCCCTGGTGCCCCTAACTGAAGAGGAGCAG AGAAACTTCTCAATGTCTGTGAATAGCGTGGCGGTGCTGAGGCTTATGGGTAAAGGAGGAGGGGCTGTACCAACAGGTGTGGCTAGAGGGCGAGGAAGCACTCGAGGGGGCAGAG GAAGAGGCAGAGGAGAGGGTGGATTCTACCAAAGAAGTGCGGAGGAAGAGGTTGGCTTTGGCCGTGGACGTGAAATGCATCGCAGCCAGAGCTGGGATGACAG AGGTGAACGACGTTTTGAAAAGCCCTTAAGGCGAGCTGATGCTGGACGTGGTGGCTTTGAAGAGAGCGGAGCTGTAGGAAGAAAAGATTATACTCGCTCGGACAGCGATAACTGGCGCATACTCCGAGAGGAGCAGGAGGAAGAAGATGAGGCGGACCCTGGGGGAAGCTGGAGGATTGCAGGGGCACGCCGCGATG ATGGGGGTCCTCGTTCAGCCGGTTGGCGGGATCACAGCAGCGGGGAAGGCCGTCGTAGGAAGTTTGACTTTGACTTTCGAGACGGAGAGACTGGACGGAGAAGAGCTGGGAGTGAGGGAGGAGAAGACGACAGGGATGGACTGCCTGAGTGGTGCACCGACGAAGAAGAGGGGGAAATGGGAACCTTCGACTCTTCTGGAGCATTCATGTGCATCAAG AAAAGCTCCAGAGATACAATCCATGAAGACCAGGAACTGGAATTTGAGGCtctggaggaggaagaggagagcGGTCAGGAGAGAAAGGATAGCCCTACTGATAAAC CAGAGGAGTGCGAGGTTACACGTCAGGCAGAAGTAAAGCCACCATCACCAATTGTATCTGCTTCCATATCCCCTCCAGAGCAAGAGACCCCTAAAACTATAATCACTCCCCCCTCGAAACCTGCACCCCAGCCTGCTGAAG ATGCACTTTCAGCTGGTGGCAGCACACAGCAAATGCGGAGGTCCTCCCCTCCCCTGGGTAATACAAACCTCCCGCCAATGGGAGGAGACACTGAAGAGGAAGATGGCATGAAGCACCTTCAGCAG GAGGCAGAAAAGATGGTGGCATCCCTACAGGACACATCTCTCGAAGATGAATGTTTCACTCAAGCACTTCAAGAGAGCCACATCGCTGGGGTACACACTCACCCACACCCCACCTCTCACCCACACTCTCACTCCACCCCACACACCCTCTCACACTCCGCCAGCGCCCTACCCCTCTCCCACGAATCCGCAATGAAGTGGTTTTACAAAGACCCTCAAGGAGAGATTCAAG GCCCGTTCACTAAAGTGGAGATGTGTGAATGGTTTCAAGCGGGGTATTTTGCTATGACCCTGCTGGTCAAACGTGGTTGTGACGAGGGATTTCAGCCTCTGGGCGAAGTCATTAAGATGTGGGGACGTGTGCCTTTTTCTCCTGGCCCCTCTCCTCCTCCACTTCTG GGAAACATGGACCAGGAGCTTCTGAAGAAACAGTTAGAGCAAGCTGCCACTGCAGCCCTGTACCAACAACTTCAGATGAGATTCCAGCACATGAACAG ggAGTCTGGAATAATGCCTGCTATGAACAGGTCCATGTCAGTGCCAGACACCGGACCCTTGTGGGATATGCCTACCTCAGTCTCTCAGCAGTCAG GCGGTGAGACCAGTCTGTGGGACTTAACCATGAGTAACTCCTCTCAGGGTCCAAATCTTGAACATTTGCAGAAA ATCCGTGAAGCCGAACTCAGGTTGAAGCGTGAAGAGGAGGAGAGGAAAAGGAGGGAGGAGAAACGCCGGCAGCAAGAGGAACAAAAAAGAAGGGATGAGGAAGAACTTTATAGACGAAAACAG TCCCGACAGCAGCAGGAGTTGATCATGAAGTTTCTGCAGCAGAGTCAGCAGCAGAGCGTGTCAGGAGGTGCAGGGTGGAGCGGAAGCCAGGGAGGAGCTCTATCTATGGGCAAATCTGCAGGAAAAAACATTGGACTTCTGGAGCTTGAGGCTGAGAGACTTCACAAGCAGCAACAGCAGCAGAGAGCTCAGCAGCAGCAAAGG CACGGAGGTTTGACAATGGGCCAGTGGGGTGACGGGCCAACGGGGATGTGGACAGGAGCTGGCATGGAAGGGAAGGTTGGGGGTGGCAACCCTGCTATGGGCATGTGGGACGAAGCCATGAAGAACCAGGCCAGCCATCGCAACATTGGCCTGAAGAACAGCCGCAGCAGTCCCTCTCTCAG tGATCAGTACATGCTGAATCGCCGTAAGCGTACTGATGAGGAGGAGAGGCTACTGAAGCTGCTTCAAGGGATGAAACCTCAGGATGGTTTCACCACTTGGTGTGAACAGATGCTTCACGCTCTCAACACCTCTGCAAGTAACTCCTCTTCAGCAGATG TGCCCGACATCGTGGCATATCTGAAGGAGGTGGAGTCTCCGTATGATGTTCACGACTTCATCCGTATTTATCTGGGTGATACTATTGAAGCCAAAGAGTTTGCCAAGCAGTTTCTGGAGCGCCGTGCCAAACAGAAAGCAAACCACCAGAGACAACAGCAGCAG CTATCCAAGGAAGTTTCTGGATTGAACATGAACTTCCCCCTGCAG TCGATGTTCCAGGCAGCTCACATGAATAAGGGCGGCAGTGTGTACGACACTCAGGGAGGAAAAGCGAAGAAAAAGTCTAGCATGATGTTCCCCTCCGACCCCAGTATCCTCG GCTACTCATACCTGGGGGGAGGTGAGCTGGAGCAGGTGGAGGATTACTGA